A genomic window from Pseudomonas argentinensis includes:
- a CDS encoding cobyrinate a,c-diamide synthase, giving the protein MSVEPGTPRRCPTLVIAAPASGQGKTTVTAALARLHTRQGKRVRVFKCGPDFLDPMILSRASGNPVYQLDLWMVGEAESRRLLWEAAGEADLILIEGVMGLFDGSPSAADLARRFGVPVLGVIDGSAMAQTFGALAVGLASYQPDLPFSGVLGNRVNPGRHNDLIRDSLPASIRWYGSLPRSAAIELPSRHLGLVQAAELADLDVRLDAAADALEQTATLTMPPPVTFAAPALAPLEPLLEGVRIGVAHDASFAFIYQANLDLLERMGATLVSFSPLGDEALPEVDSLYLPGGYPELHLQALSGNRPMIDAIRAHQQAGKPLLAECGGMLYLLESLSDVAGERAELAGLVPGHGQMQKRLVALALQRVALPEGELRGHSYHHSRLESGLQPLVLGDCPNDKPVSEAVFRIGRLTASYIHFYLPSNPTAAAALLRP; this is encoded by the coding sequence CTGTCCGTCGAGCCGGGGACGCCACGGCGCTGCCCGACCCTGGTGATTGCCGCGCCGGCTTCGGGGCAGGGCAAGACCACCGTCACCGCCGCCCTGGCGCGCCTGCATACCCGGCAGGGCAAGCGGGTGCGGGTATTCAAGTGCGGGCCGGATTTTCTCGACCCGATGATCCTCTCCCGTGCCAGCGGCAACCCGGTCTATCAGCTCGACCTGTGGATGGTCGGCGAGGCCGAGAGCCGGCGGCTGCTCTGGGAAGCGGCGGGCGAGGCCGATCTGATTCTCATCGAAGGCGTGATGGGGTTGTTCGACGGCTCGCCGTCGGCAGCTGACCTGGCGCGTCGTTTCGGCGTGCCGGTGCTTGGGGTGATCGACGGTTCGGCCATGGCCCAGACCTTCGGCGCCCTGGCCGTTGGCCTGGCCAGCTACCAGCCGGACCTGCCGTTCTCCGGCGTGCTCGGCAACCGGGTCAATCCAGGTCGCCATAACGACCTGATCCGTGACAGCCTGCCGGCCTCGATCCGCTGGTACGGCTCGTTGCCGCGCAGTGCCGCCATCGAGCTGCCAAGCCGGCACCTTGGTCTGGTACAGGCCGCCGAGCTGGCCGACCTGGATGTGCGCCTGGATGCCGCGGCCGATGCCCTCGAGCAGACCGCCACCCTGACCATGCCGCCGCCCGTGACCTTCGCGGCGCCCGCGCTGGCGCCACTGGAACCGCTGCTGGAAGGCGTGCGTATCGGCGTGGCGCACGATGCGTCCTTCGCCTTTATCTACCAGGCCAATCTCGATCTGCTTGAGCGCATGGGGGCGACCCTGGTGTCTTTCAGCCCGCTGGGCGACGAAGCGCTACCCGAGGTGGACAGCCTCTATCTGCCCGGCGGCTACCCGGAACTACATCTGCAGGCACTGAGTGGCAATCGACCGATGATCGACGCCATCAGGGCGCACCAGCAGGCCGGCAAGCCGCTGCTCGCCGAGTGCGGCGGCATGCTGTACCTGCTCGAATCGCTGAGCGATGTCGCCGGCGAGCGCGCCGAACTGGCCGGCCTGGTGCCTGGCCACGGGCAGATGCAGAAGCGCCTGGTCGCCCTGGCGTTGCAGCGCGTGGCACTGCCCGAGGGCGAACTGCGCGGGCACAGCTACCACCATTCGCGCCTGGAGTCCGGGTTGCAGCCACTGGTCCTTGGCGACTGTCCGAATGACAAGCCGGTCAGCGAGGCGGTATTTCGGATCGGGCGCCTGACCGCCTCTTATATCCACTTCTATCTGCCGTCGAACCCGACGGCCGCCGCGGCGTTGCTGCGGCCATGA
- the cobO gene encoding cob(I)yrinic acid a,c-diamide adenosyltransferase has product MSESTPPPSRESAERDARHNARMARKKALMDDRIAQAQDEYGLLLVHSGNGKGKSSSAFGMVARALGHGLKVGVVQFIKGGMATGEEQFFRRFPDEVSYHVMGEGYTWDTQDRQRDIEKARQAWDVARQLLGDPRIALVVLDELNIALKHGYLDLDLVLRDIESRPELQHVVVTGRGAPPALLEAADTVTEMTLVKHAFKAGVKAQKGVEF; this is encoded by the coding sequence ATGAGCGAGTCGACCCCACCCCCCAGTCGCGAATCGGCCGAACGCGATGCGCGCCACAACGCCCGTATGGCGCGCAAGAAGGCGCTGATGGACGACAGGATCGCCCAGGCCCAGGACGAATACGGTTTGCTGCTGGTGCACAGCGGCAACGGCAAGGGCAAGAGCAGCTCGGCCTTCGGCATGGTTGCCCGAGCGCTGGGCCATGGCCTCAAGGTGGGCGTGGTGCAGTTCATCAAGGGCGGCATGGCCACCGGCGAGGAGCAGTTTTTCCGCCGTTTCCCCGATGAAGTCAGCTACCACGTGATGGGCGAGGGTTACACCTGGGATACCCAGGATCGCCAGCGCGACATCGAGAAGGCCCGCCAGGCCTGGGATGTCGCCAGGCAATTGCTGGGCGATCCGCGGATCGCCCTGGTGGTGCTCGATGAGCTGAATATCGCCCTCAAGCACGGTTATCTGGACCTGGATCTGGTGCTGCGCGATATCGAGTCGCGCCCGGAACTGCAGCACGTGGTGGTGACCGGCCGCGGCGCGCCGCCGGCGTTGCTCGAGGCCGCCGACACGGTGACCGAGATGACCCTGGTCAAGCATGCCTTCAAGGCCGGGGTGAAGGCGCAGAAGGGCGTGGAATTTTGA
- a CDS encoding C40 family peptidase — translation MTATVRIAFLLLAALLGACSSRVPAPAPQPVVVMPAPGGYQGGADDVLFRALGLVGTPYRYGGNTPDSGFDCSGLIGYVYRDAAGIRLPRSTRELISMRAPTIGRDSLRSGDLVFFATNGGRQVSHAGIYVGEGRFVHAPSSGGTVRLDSLGNSYWQRTYIEAKRVFPVELASHP, via the coding sequence ATGACTGCCACCGTCCGTATCGCCTTCCTTCTGCTCGCCGCACTGCTCGGTGCCTGCTCCAGCCGAGTGCCCGCACCTGCCCCGCAACCCGTCGTGGTCATGCCTGCACCCGGTGGTTATCAGGGGGGCGCGGACGATGTGCTGTTCCGCGCACTGGGTCTGGTGGGTACCCCCTATCGTTACGGCGGCAATACGCCGGACAGCGGTTTCGACTGCAGTGGGCTGATCGGCTACGTGTACCGTGACGCCGCCGGCATCAGGCTGCCGCGCTCGACGCGCGAGCTGATCAGCATGCGCGCGCCGACCATTGGCCGGGATTCCCTGCGCAGTGGCGATCTGGTGTTCTTCGCCACCAACGGTGGACGGCAGGTCAGCCATGCCGGCATCTACGTCGGCGAAGGGCGCTTCGTGCATGCGCCATCCTCAGGTGGCACGGTGCGCCTGGACAGCCTTGGCAACAGCTACTGGCAGCGCACCTATATCGAAGCCAAGCGCGTCTTTCCGGTGGAACTGGCCAGCCATCCCTGA
- a CDS encoding C40 family peptidase, producing the protein MRKRFAPLVPLALTLVLAACANHTSQPQIDTPQAQASLPARPVVAAPVVELKDAGENDAVVDFANHAPYALPQLADSVLEKGISLIGTRYRFGGTSVKTGFDCSGFIGYLFREELGMELPRSTRDMINIDAPLVDRKALKPGDLVFFSTAGRGRVSHAGIYLGDDQFIHSSSRRSGGVRIDSLDDGYWKRTFIEAKRVLALAPTEHLASQH; encoded by the coding sequence ATGCGCAAACGCTTCGCACCCCTCGTGCCTCTCGCACTCACATTGGTTCTCGCCGCCTGCGCTAACCACACCTCGCAACCCCAGATCGATACGCCTCAGGCCCAGGCTTCATTGCCTGCCAGGCCGGTGGTCGCTGCGCCTGTCGTGGAGCTCAAGGATGCCGGCGAAAACGACGCTGTCGTCGATTTCGCCAATCATGCCCCTTACGCCTTGCCGCAACTGGCGGACAGCGTGCTGGAAAAGGGTATTTCCCTGATCGGCACGCGCTACCGCTTCGGTGGTACCTCGGTGAAAACCGGTTTCGATTGCAGCGGCTTCATCGGCTACCTGTTCCGCGAGGAGCTGGGGATGGAACTGCCGCGCTCGACTCGCGACATGATCAACATCGATGCCCCGCTGGTCGATCGCAAGGCCCTGAAACCCGGCGATCTGGTGTTCTTCAGCACGGCCGGTCGCGGCCGCGTCAGCCACGCCGGCATCTACCTGGGTGACGATCAATTCATCCATTCCTCCAGCCGTCGCAGCGGCGGCGTGCGTATCGACAGCCTGGACGATGGCTATTGGAAGCGCACCTTCATTGAAGCCAAGCGCGTTCTGGCATTGGCGCCGACCGAGCATTTGGCCTCTCAACACTGA
- a CDS encoding NAD-dependent deacylase, giving the protein MRPQLQRLASAFIDAQRILIITGAGISADSGLPTYRGIGGLYNDHTDDGVPIEVAMSGEMLRRDPALCWKYLAQLGSACLGAGPNAGHQAIAELQAIKPECWVLTQNIDGYHRLAGSPMDRLIEIHGELAPLYCQRCGQTDERLAEHLQRPLPPLCAACDGVLRPPVTLFGELLPSVALERLRRQLAKGFDLVISAGTSASFPYIAEPLLQARRSGGVTVEVNLSHTRVSDRVDLRLEERALDVFPELLSHIAAHNICK; this is encoded by the coding sequence ATGCGGCCGCAACTGCAGCGCCTGGCGTCGGCGTTCATCGACGCGCAGCGCATCCTGATCATCACCGGGGCGGGAATTTCCGCCGACTCCGGCTTGCCCACCTACCGCGGCATCGGCGGCCTGTACAACGACCATACCGATGATGGCGTGCCGATCGAGGTGGCCATGTCCGGCGAGATGCTGCGCCGTGATCCGGCGCTGTGCTGGAAATACCTGGCGCAGCTTGGCAGCGCCTGCCTGGGCGCCGGGCCGAACGCCGGCCACCAGGCGATAGCCGAACTGCAGGCCATCAAGCCCGAATGCTGGGTGCTGACCCAGAATATCGATGGGTACCACCGCCTGGCCGGCAGCCCCATGGACCGGCTGATAGAGATTCACGGAGAATTGGCGCCGCTTTATTGCCAGCGATGCGGACAAACCGACGAGCGGTTGGCCGAGCATCTGCAGCGGCCGCTACCACCGCTGTGCGCGGCTTGCGATGGCGTGCTGCGCCCACCGGTGACGTTGTTCGGGGAGCTGTTGCCGTCCGTAGCCCTGGAGCGTCTACGACGGCAGTTGGCGAAGGGTTTCGACCTGGTGATCAGTGCCGGCACCAGCGCCAGCTTTCCTTATATAGCCGAGCCGCTGCTGCAGGCGCGCCGGTCGGGAGGCGTGACGGTGGAGGTCAATTTGTCGCACACCCGGGTCAGTGACCGGGTTGACTTGCGGCTGGAAGAACGGGCCTTAGATGTTTTCCCGGAACTACTGAGTCACATCGCTGCTCATAATATTTGCAAATGA
- a CDS encoding DNA-3-methyladenine glycosylase I, giving the protein MHDYRWLHEYCVNRFGSVEALEARLPQPVSDKKLRALGNDRYLSIMSLRIFRAGLKHSLVDAKWPAFEEVFFGFDPEKVVLMGGERLERLMQDARLIRHLGKLKSVPRNAQFILDVEHGALTGPAAAGKAAAPKPGFAFGALIAEWPVTDIVGLWHWLAKQGTQLGGLSAPRFLRMVGKDTFIPSDDMVAALKAQKIVDKVPSSQRDRAAVQAAFNQWHWESGRPLCQLSVMLAHTVNH; this is encoded by the coding sequence ATGCACGATTATCGATGGCTGCATGAGTACTGCGTGAACCGCTTCGGCTCGGTCGAGGCGCTCGAGGCGCGGCTGCCGCAGCCGGTTTCGGACAAGAAGCTGCGCGCGCTGGGTAACGATCGCTACCTGTCGATCATGAGCCTGCGCATCTTCAGGGCCGGCCTCAAGCACAGCCTGGTCGACGCCAAGTGGCCGGCCTTCGAGGAAGTGTTCTTCGGCTTCGACCCGGAAAAGGTCGTGCTGATGGGGGGCGAGCGCCTGGAACGACTGATGCAGGATGCCCGGCTGATTCGCCACCTGGGCAAGCTCAAGAGCGTGCCGCGCAATGCGCAGTTCATCCTCGATGTCGAGCACGGTGCGCTCACCGGCCCGGCGGCTGCGGGGAAGGCCGCTGCGCCCAAACCCGGCTTCGCCTTTGGTGCGCTGATCGCCGAGTGGCCGGTGACCGATATCGTCGGCCTCTGGCACTGGCTGGCCAAGCAGGGCACCCAGCTCGGCGGGCTTTCCGCGCCGCGCTTTCTGCGCATGGTCGGCAAGGACACCTTTATTCCCAGCGACGACATGGTCGCCGCCCTCAAGGCGCAGAAGATCGTCGACAAGGTACCCAGCAGCCAGCGCGACCGCGCAGCGGTTCAGGCAGCATTCAATCAGTGGCATTGGGAAAGTGGTCGGCCCCTGTGCCAGCTTTCGGTGATGCTGGCCCATACGGTCAACCATTGA
- the ttcA gene encoding tRNA 2-thiocytidine(32) synthetase TtcA: MGTLSVNQNKLQKRLRRQAGEAIADFNMIEEGDKVMVCLSGGKDSYTMLDILLYLQKVAPINFEIVAVNMDQKQPGFPEHVLPAYLESIGVAYHIVEKDTYSVVKEKIPEGKTTCSLCSRLRRGTLYTFADEIGATKMALGHHRDDILETFFLNMFYGGTLKAMPPKLRADDGRNVVIRPLAYCSEADIEAYSTLKEFPIIPCNLCGSQENLQRQVVKDMLQEWERKSPGRTEIMFRALQNVVPSQLADRNLFDFTSLKIDEQATPRFLNVMNL; this comes from the coding sequence ATGGGCACCCTCTCGGTCAATCAGAACAAGCTGCAAAAACGCCTGCGTCGGCAGGCCGGCGAAGCCATCGCCGATTTCAACATGATCGAGGAGGGCGACAAGGTCATGGTCTGCCTGTCCGGTGGCAAGGACAGCTACACCATGCTCGACATCCTGCTGTACCTGCAGAAGGTCGCGCCGATCAACTTCGAGATCGTCGCGGTCAACATGGACCAGAAGCAGCCGGGCTTTCCCGAACATGTGCTGCCGGCCTACCTGGAGTCCATCGGGGTGGCGTACCACATCGTCGAAAAGGACACCTATTCGGTGGTCAAGGAAAAGATCCCGGAAGGCAAGACCACCTGCTCGCTGTGCTCGCGCCTGCGCCGCGGCACCCTGTACACCTTCGCCGACGAGATCGGCGCGACCAAGATGGCCCTCGGTCACCACCGCGACGACATCCTGGAGACCTTCTTTCTCAACATGTTCTACGGCGGCACCCTCAAGGCCATGCCGCCCAAGCTGCGCGCCGACGACGGGCGCAACGTGGTGATTCGCCCGCTGGCCTACTGCAGCGAGGCGGATATCGAAGCCTACAGCACGCTCAAGGAATTCCCGATCATCCCCTGCAACCTGTGCGGCTCCCAGGAAAACCTGCAGCGCCAGGTGGTCAAGGACATGCTGCAGGAGTGGGAGCGCAAGTCGCCGGGCCGTACCGAGATCATGTTCCGCGCCCTGCAGAACGTGGTGCCCTCGCAACTGGCGGATCGCAACCTGTTCGATTTCACCAGCCTGAAGATCGACGAGCAGGCTACACCACGCTTTCTCAACGTGATGAACCTGTAA
- a CDS encoding DNA-J related domain-containing protein, producing the protein MNQETLPDCKLLDLLEASPAGLTEYELLLRLNRWQGRDERLPDDTLELFRSHFLLFHTLYRLRDQLHAEGRASLQISPLCIRLLPYQAGQGGLSEPEPLRDYYLDLDHLRDTGAEDVEQMLGAFWVRLQGGEDRQQALATLELDAQAGELDLTIIRQRYRQLVSLHHPDRGGCTQRLQRINSAMETLQRYYR; encoded by the coding sequence ATGAACCAGGAAACCTTACCCGACTGCAAGCTGCTCGACCTGCTGGAAGCCTCGCCCGCCGGGCTCACCGAGTACGAACTGCTGTTGCGCCTGAACCGCTGGCAGGGCCGTGACGAGCGCCTGCCGGACGACACTCTGGAGCTGTTTCGCAGCCACTTCCTGCTGTTTCATACGCTGTACCGGCTACGCGATCAACTGCATGCCGAGGGCCGGGCGTCGCTGCAGATCAGCCCGCTGTGCATCCGCCTGCTGCCTTACCAGGCTGGGCAAGGCGGCCTGAGCGAACCGGAGCCACTGCGCGACTACTACCTGGATCTCGATCATTTGCGTGACACCGGCGCCGAGGATGTCGAACAGATGCTTGGCGCCTTCTGGGTGCGCCTGCAGGGCGGCGAAGACCGGCAACAGGCGCTGGCCACGCTGGAGCTGGACGCACAGGCTGGCGAACTCGACCTGACGATCATCCGTCAGCGCTACCGACAGCTGGTCAGCCTTCATCACCCGGATCGCGGCGGCTGCACCCAGCGCCTGCAGCGCATCAACAGCGCCATGGAAACCCTGCAGCGCTACTACCGCTGA
- a CDS encoding SprT family zinc-dependent metalloprotease has product MPDQIHARVEACYQQAETFFKRRFTRPQVSFKLRGQKAGVAHLTENKLRFNPQLYRDNQEDFLRQTVAHEVAHLIAHQLFGLNIQPHGEEWQLIMRGVYELPPHRCHTYEVKRRQVSRFIYRCHCPQGEFPFSAQRHALVAKGRRYFCRRCKITLQFTGEQRVE; this is encoded by the coding sequence ATGCCCGATCAGATCCACGCCCGCGTCGAAGCCTGTTACCAGCAGGCGGAAACCTTCTTCAAGCGGCGCTTCACCCGCCCGCAGGTGAGTTTCAAGCTGCGCGGGCAAAAGGCTGGCGTGGCGCACCTCACCGAAAACAAGCTGCGCTTCAATCCGCAGCTGTATCGCGACAACCAGGAAGATTTCCTGCGCCAGACCGTGGCCCACGAGGTGGCCCACCTGATCGCCCACCAGCTGTTCGGCCTGAACATTCAACCCCACGGCGAGGAATGGCAGCTGATCATGCGCGGCGTCTATGAGCTGCCGCCGCACCGCTGCCATACCTACGAGGTGAAGCGGCGCCAGGTCAGCCGGTTCATCTACCGCTGCCACTGCCCACAGGGCGAGTTTCCGTTTTCCGCCCAGCGCCACGCGTTGGTGGCCAAGGGGCGCCGCTACTTCTGCCGGCGCTGCAAGATCACCCTGCAGTTCACCGGCGAGCAGCGCGTCGAATAG
- a CDS encoding chemotaxis protein CheV, with product MNMVLGDALSLLLFRLHNGRLLGINLLKVNEIIPCPALTKMPSRHPHVRGVATLRGSALTVIDLARAIGERGGSDAGEGCLIVTELSRSRQGLHVHSVERIVQCSTRDVRPPPSGAGTRAFITGVTQIDGTIVQILDIEKVLHELAPAPLEEVGEQLLTADEQRLLQGRRVLVVDDSQVALQQTLITLRKLDLDCQAVRSAASALEVLRAAREEGRPVEVLVSDIEMPEMDGYALVQQIRKDAELGETYVLLHTSLDSTMNTEKARAVGANDVLTKFSSVDLSHALLRAFQRLDN from the coding sequence ATGAACATGGTGCTTGGCGACGCGCTGTCGCTGCTGCTGTTTCGTTTGCACAACGGTCGCCTGCTGGGCATCAACCTGCTCAAGGTCAACGAAATCATTCCCTGTCCCGCCCTGACCAAGATGCCCAGTCGGCACCCCCATGTGCGTGGCGTGGCGACCTTGCGGGGCTCGGCACTGACGGTCATCGACCTGGCCCGGGCGATCGGCGAACGTGGCGGCAGCGATGCCGGTGAAGGTTGCCTGATCGTCACCGAGCTGAGTCGGTCTCGGCAGGGCCTGCACGTGCACAGCGTCGAGCGTATCGTGCAGTGTTCGACCCGCGATGTGCGTCCGCCACCCTCGGGTGCCGGCACGCGCGCCTTCATCACCGGAGTGACCCAGATCGACGGCACCATCGTGCAGATTCTCGATATCGAGAAAGTGCTGCATGAACTCGCCCCGGCGCCGCTCGAAGAGGTCGGCGAGCAACTGCTGACCGCGGACGAGCAGCGATTGCTGCAGGGCCGACGCGTGCTGGTGGTCGACGATTCCCAGGTGGCCCTGCAGCAGACGCTGATCACCCTGCGCAAGCTCGACCTCGATTGCCAGGCGGTGCGCAGCGCTGCCAGTGCCCTCGAAGTATTGCGAGCGGCACGGGAGGAGGGACGGCCGGTCGAGGTGCTGGTTTCGGATATCGAAATGCCGGAGATGGATGGTTATGCCCTGGTTCAGCAGATCCGCAAGGACGCCGAACTCGGCGAAACCTATGTGCTGCTGCACACCTCGCTGGACAGCACCATGAACACCGAGAAGGCCCGCGCGGTCGGCGCCAACGACGTGCTCACCAAGTTCTCCAGTGTGGACCTCAGCCACGCGCTGCTGCGTGCCTTTCAGCGCCTCGACAACTAG
- a CDS encoding glutaredoxin family protein — translation MLPECQLLGTLGCHLCEYAEAVLMPFVENGLLVELVDIADRPGLLERYALVIPVLRRTDTGAELHWPFDAPQVAAFLG, via the coding sequence ATGCTTCCTGAATGCCAGCTACTCGGCACCCTGGGCTGTCATCTCTGTGAATACGCCGAGGCCGTGCTGATGCCATTCGTGGAAAACGGTCTGCTGGTCGAATTGGTGGATATCGCCGATCGGCCCGGGCTGTTGGAGCGCTACGCGCTGGTGATTCCCGTGCTACGGCGCACCGACACGGGGGCCGAACTGCACTGGCCGTTCGACGCACCACAGGTTGCCGCGTTTCTGGGTTGA
- a CDS encoding DUF5610 domain-containing protein translates to MAISIPLSTNTTGRSPQLGGQPTIRNAADAQAALSNRLAERLGLPPGSLTAKQDDFSPEKVADRVLGFVEQRLKSEAASGASPEKLQQLLDQARSGVQKGFDEARKILDGMGVLKDKVATDIDDTFKRIEQGFAGLDKLYGGVPATGGNSGVTPTSSDRFAAVAESFELNITTRDGDRLRVSVAQASAAWSRTEGAGSQSGSLQIGGWQVEVEGELDDEEKAALGKLFDQVQDLSNSFYSGDMAGAFDRAMALDMDSSQLASMSLRLTQTSVRQATDTYGAVSNQGGQPASATNGALTDYAQGLLDALRTADAWVSDGKGLLQDLLKGGFSLDERFDAGRLEKAEQLNGRLLDGLQGLLGSTLAPPGNQDGEKG, encoded by the coding sequence ATGGCTATTTCCATCCCGCTGTCGACCAACACGACAGGCCGCTCGCCCCAACTCGGCGGTCAGCCCACCATTCGCAATGCGGCCGATGCCCAGGCCGCGCTGTCCAACCGCCTGGCTGAGCGCCTCGGCCTGCCGCCAGGCTCGCTGACGGCCAAGCAGGACGACTTCTCCCCGGAGAAAGTCGCCGATCGTGTGCTGGGCTTCGTCGAGCAACGCCTCAAGAGCGAGGCGGCATCGGGCGCCAGCCCCGAGAAACTGCAGCAGCTTCTCGATCAGGCCCGCTCCGGTGTGCAGAAGGGGTTCGACGAGGCGCGCAAGATTCTCGATGGCATGGGCGTGCTCAAGGATAAAGTCGCCACGGACATCGACGACACCTTCAAGCGCATCGAGCAGGGTTTCGCCGGGCTCGACAAACTCTACGGTGGCGTGCCGGCCACCGGCGGCAACAGCGGCGTCACGCCGACTTCCAGCGATCGTTTCGCCGCGGTGGCGGAAAGCTTCGAACTCAACATCACCACCCGTGACGGCGACCGCCTGCGCGTATCGGTTGCCCAGGCCTCGGCGGCCTGGTCGCGCACCGAAGGTGCCGGCAGCCAGTCCGGCAGCCTGCAGATCGGCGGCTGGCAGGTGGAGGTCGAGGGTGAGCTGGATGATGAGGAAAAGGCCGCCCTGGGGAAACTCTTCGACCAGGTGCAGGATCTGTCCAATTCCTTCTATTCCGGCGATATGGCCGGGGCCTTTGACCGCGCCATGGCGCTGGACATGGACAGCTCGCAGCTGGCCTCCATGTCGCTGCGCCTGACCCAGACCAGCGTACGCCAGGCCACTGATACCTACGGCGCGGTCTCCAATCAGGGCGGGCAACCAGCCAGCGCGACCAACGGTGCGCTTACCGATTACGCCCAGGGTCTGCTCGATGCTCTGCGCACGGCGGACGCCTGGGTCAGCGATGGCAAGGGGCTGCTGCAGGATCTGCTCAAGGGCGGGTTCTCGCTGGACGAGCGCTTCGACGCCGGGCGCCTGGAAAAGGCCGAACAGCTCAACGGGCGCTTGCTCGATGGCTTGCAGGGCCTGCTGGGCTCGACGCTGGCGCCGCCAGGCAATCAGGACGGCGAGAAGGGCTGA
- a CDS encoding DUF883 family protein, with protein sequence MARPLPPRPAAPASKEELLEEFQALVRDTETLLQHSASLVGDQAEELRAQIRDSLGRARTTLKNTEETVVQRGRAVAGATEDYVQTHPWQTIGIAAGIGILIGMLISRR encoded by the coding sequence ATGGCCCGCCCACTCCCCCCGCGCCCCGCAGCTCCCGCCAGCAAAGAAGAGCTGCTCGAAGAATTCCAGGCACTGGTACGTGACACCGAAACCCTGCTGCAGCACTCCGCCAGCCTGGTTGGCGATCAGGCCGAAGAGCTGCGTGCGCAGATCCGCGACAGCCTGGGCCGCGCGCGCACCACGCTGAAGAACACCGAAGAAACCGTGGTTCAGCGTGGCCGTGCGGTGGCTGGCGCGACCGAGGACTACGTGCAGACCCATCCGTGGCAGACCATCGGCATCGCTGCCGGTATTGGTATACTGATCGGCATGCTCATTAGCCGACGTTGA
- a CDS encoding phage holin family protein produces the protein MDDSQTAAPPSRGPSPRRLAGALLGLVHGHVALFSEEIKEQQARTVSLLILTGLCILFGLLLIVGLSAALLIGFWDTHRILVITLLCFFYATGLLVCGWNLVQRMRHAPAPFSASLEELARDREQLLP, from the coding sequence ATGGATGACAGCCAGACAGCAGCACCTCCCAGCCGCGGCCCTTCGCCACGGCGCCTGGCCGGTGCGCTGCTCGGGCTGGTTCATGGCCATGTGGCGCTGTTCAGCGAAGAGATCAAGGAACAGCAGGCGCGCACCGTCAGCCTGCTGATCCTGACCGGCCTGTGCATCCTGTTCGGCCTCCTGCTGATCGTCGGCCTCTCCGCCGCCCTGTTGATCGGCTTCTGGGACACCCACCGTATTCTGGTCATCACCCTGCTCTGCTTCTTCTATGCAACGGGTCTACTGGTTTGCGGCTGGAACCTGGTACAGCGCATGCGTCATGCGCCGGCGCCCTTCAGTGCCAGCCTCGAAGAACTGGCCCGTGATCGCGAGCAACTGCTGCCATGA